From Xiphophorus hellerii strain 12219 chromosome 6, Xiphophorus_hellerii-4.1, whole genome shotgun sequence, the proteins below share one genomic window:
- the fabp6 gene encoding gastrotropin: MAFSGKWELESQEGYDAFCKLVGIPDDIIQKGRDYKTVTEVVQSGNDFTWTQHYPSNAKVTNNFTIGKECDMQTIGGKSFKATVNMEGGKLTVSFPNYHQVNEVTGDKLTETSTAGTVVLKRISKKI; encoded by the exons ATGGCCTTCTCCGGAAAATGGGAACTTGAGTCCCAGGAGGGATACGATGCATTTTGCAAGTTGGTTG GTATCCCCGACGACATCATCCAGAAGGGCCGCGACTACAAGACGGTCACGGAGGTCGTCCAGAGCGGGAATGACTTCACCTGGACGCAGCATTACCCTTCCAACGCCAAGGTCACCAACAACTTTACCATTGGCAAGGAGTGCGACATGCAGACCATCGGAGGAAAGAGCTTCAAG GCCACCGTGAACATGGAGGGAGGCAAGCTGACCGTGAGCTTCCCCAACTACCACCAAGTCAATGAGGTCACCGGGGACAAGCTCACCGAG ACCTCCACCGCTGGGACTGTGGTCCTGAAGAGAATCAGCAAGAAGATCTGA